The proteins below are encoded in one region of Ursus arctos isolate Adak ecotype North America unplaced genomic scaffold, UrsArc2.0 scaffold_24, whole genome shotgun sequence:
- the ABR gene encoding active breakpoint cluster region-related protein isoform X6: MTDVLPQPDCSLKAVCEPLERCCLDRLEEPGSKRPPNTGARLWGRVRSKLLRQKLDPQTVETKNWHTDVIEMNGIKVEFSMKFTSRDTSLKRTPSKKQTGVFGVKISVVTKRERSKVPYIVRQCVEEVEKRGIEEVGIYRISGVATDIQALKAVFDANNKDILLMLSDMDINAIAGTLKLYFRELPEPLLTDRLYPAFMEGIALSDPAAKENCMMHLLRTLPDPNLITFLFLLEHLKRVAEKEPINKMSLHNLATVFGPTLLRPSEVESKAHLTSAADIWSHDVMAQVQVLLYYLQHPPISFAELKRNTLYFSTDV; encoded by the exons ATGACCGACGTTCTGCCTCAGCCCGACTGCAGCCTGAAGGCGGTGTGTGAGCCCCTGGAGCGCTGCTGCCTGGATCGGCTGGAGGAGCCGGGGAGCAAGCGGCCCCCCAACACAGGCGCCCGGCTCTGGGGCCGCGTGCGCAGCAAGCTGCTCCGCCAAAAG tTGGACCCACAGACTGTAGAAACCAAGAACTGGCACACAGATGTGATTGAGATGAACGGG ATCAAAGTGGAATTCTCCATGAAGTTCACCAGCCGGGATACGAGCCTGAAGAGGACCCCGTCCAAAAAGCAGACTGGTGTCTTTGGCGTGAAGATCAGCGTGGTGACTAA gcgGGAGCGCTCCAAGGTGCCCTATATCGTGCGGCAGTGCGTGgaggaggtggagaagagggGCATCGAGGAGGTCGGCATCTACCGGATATCAGGGGTGGCCACGGACATCCAGGCGCTGAAGGCCGTCTTCGATGCCA ATAACAAGGACATCCTGCTGATGCTGAGTGACATGGACATCAACGCCATCGCCGGCACCCTGAAGCTCTACTTCCGGGAGCTGCCCGAGCCCCTCCTCACAGACCGCCTTTACCCAGCCTTCATGGAGGGCATCG CCCTGTCGGACCCTGCTGCCAAGGAAAACTGCATGATGCACCTGCTTCGTACCCTGCCCGACCCCAACCTCATcaccttcctcttcctgctgGAACACTTGAAAAG GGTTGCTGAGAAGGAACCCATCAACAAAATGTCCCTTCACAACCTGGCTACTGTGTTTGGCCCCACGTTACTGAGACCCTCGGAAGTGGAGAGCAAAGCACACCTCACGTCGGCCGCAGACATCTGGTCCCATGATGTCATGGCGCAG GTCCAGGTCCTTCTCTACTACCTGCAGCACCCCCCCATTTCCTTCGCAGAACTGAAGCGGAACACACTGTACTTCTCCACCGACGTGTAG
- the TIMM22 gene encoding mitochondrial import inner membrane translocase subunit Tim22 — MAATAPGAGASASEAAGSAEAPLQYSLLLQYMVGDKRQPRLLEPSSLGGIPSPTKSEEQKMIEKAMESCAFKAALACVGGFVLGGAFGVFTAGIDTNVGFDPKDPYRTPTAKEVLKDMGQRGMSYAKNFAIVGAMFSCTECLVESYRGKSDWKNSVISGCITGGAIGFRAGLKAGVIGCGGFAAFSAAIDYYLR, encoded by the exons ATGGCGGCGACTGCCCCCGGTGCGGGGGCCTCCGCGTCTGAGGCGGCGGGGTCCGCCGAAGCCCCGCTGCAGTACAGCCTTCTCCTGCAATACATGGTGGGCGACAAGCGTCAGCCCCGGCTTCTGGAGCCCAGTAGCCTGGGCGGGATCCCGAGCCCAACCAAGAGTGAGGAACAGAAGATGATCGAGAAGGCGATGGAAAGCTGCGCCTTCAAGGCAGCGCTGGCCTGCGTGGGAG gatttgTCTTGGGAGGTGCATTTGGGGTGTTCACTGCCGGCATTGATACCAATGTGGGCTTTGACCCTAAGGATCCTTACCGTACGCCGACAGCAAAAGAAGTTCTTAAAGACATGGGACAGAGAGGAATGTCCTACGCCAAAAATTTTGCCATTGTGGGTGCCATGTTTTCTTGCACTGAGTGTTTGGTAGAATCT TACCGGGGAAAATCAGATTGGAAGAACAGTGTCATTAGTGGCTGCATCACTGGAGGAGCCATTGGTTTCAGAG CTGGCTTAAAGGCCGGGGTCATCGGTTGTGGAGGTTTTGCTGCTTTCTCTGCTGCCATTGATTATTACCTACGGTGA